From one Pararge aegeria chromosome 21, ilParAegt1.1, whole genome shotgun sequence genomic stretch:
- the LOC120633450 gene encoding carboxylesterase 4A-like, with amino-acid sequence MGKCGLGYGAVMHLGGWLRCIVFITLIYYVNSTISLNKHGITIIGRKLKTIFGNKPYVAFYKIPFAEPPVNTLRFKPPEENHSLFARLISDFSTPYSNLTLNDEDRLYLSIFTPQTKNKTENFPVLVWIHEYSNYHGPDFFIEEEVIIAKVSFRTDILGFLNTEDEYAKGNMGAKDILMALKWVRENISYFNGDPNRVKIMGSGIASTAVASMLLSPAAEDLFKRAVIFDGSALSPADFRDSKNKVVKKIYWKLKGRKDKFNKKQLYHILANASYHELVSASYNLYDSSEVRDNQRLINSFSCSVETEAKGAFMYTHPLIQYESKLINSNVDVIFGYTTLANLYKLQGLASKRELLNYLDYNFQYLLPFEGTPHEYGSIRYIKIRQHIKDFYFLNGTITERSLRRYAKYLSDQVIYPLLRQALLHSKISHSNVYLYRFAYHGSINVGWKTSVPNLNWTGATLGDEICYLFKCKSKTDDYKRHEASNERHFVSKIVRLLANFAKYGNPTPQLSDNILGNLQWNPLKRNEKLQVMNLGRRFRMIDVPEEKRMTFWDQLRKELLQN; translated from the exons atgGGCAAATGTGGATTGGGGTATGGAGCAG TAATGCATCTGGGTGGGTGGTTACGATGCATTGTctttataactttaatttattatgttaattcCACCATCTCTTTAAATAAACATGGAATAACTATTATTGGTAGAAAGTTAAAAAcgatatttggaaataaaccTTACGTCGCTTTTTATAAAATTCCGTTTGCCGAACCGCCAGTAAATACACTGAGATTCAAG CCGCCAGAGGAAAACCATTCTTTATTCGCACGCCTCATTTCTGACTTCAGTACTCCTTATTCAAACCTCACTTTGAATGACGAAGATCGTCTGTATCTATCCATTTTTACaccacaaacaaaaaataaaacggaaAATTTCCCGGTTCTAGTGTGGATACATGAATATTCAAATTACCATGGACCCGATTTTTTTATAGAGGAAGAAGTGATAATAGCAAAAGTTTCATTCAGAACAGATATCCTCGGCTTCTTAAATACAGAAGATGAATATGCTAAAGGAAATATGGGAGCTAAAGACATATTGATGGCGCTTAAATGGGTGCGTGAGaacataagttattttaatggtGACCCTAATAGAGTTAAGATAATGGGTTCGGGAATAGCATCTACGGCTGTTGCATCAATGTTACTGTCGCCAGCTGCTGAGGATTTGTTCAAAAGAGCTGTAATATTTGATGGTAGTGCATTATCACCTGCTGATTTCAGAGACTCTAAGAATaaagtagttaaaaaaatatattggaaaCTAAAAGGACGTAAggataagtttaataaaaaacaactatATCATATTCTCGCTAATGCTTCTTACCATGAACTAGTATCAGCAAGCTACAATCTTTACGATAGTTCAGAAGTCAGAGATAATCAAAGATTGATTAACTCTTTTAGCTGTTCAGTGGAAACTGAAGCTAAGGGAGCGTTTATGTATACACATCCATTAATTCAAtatgaaagtaaattaattaatagtaatgTTGATGTGATATTTGGATATACAACTCTAgcaaatttatacaaattacaaGGGCTGGCAAGCAAACGAGAACTTCTAAACtatttagattataattttcaatactTGTTGCCATTCGAAGGAACGCCTCATGAATACGGTTCTATacggtatataaaaataaggcagcatataaaagatttttatttcttaaatggCACCATAACGGAGCGAAGTCTGAGACGATACGCTAAGTATCTCTCAGATCAAGTAATATACCCTTTGCTGCGTCAGGCGTTATTGCATAGCAAGATTTCACATAGCAACGTGTACTTGTACCGATTTGCTTATCATGGATCTATAAATGTTGGCTGGAAGACATCGGTGCCCAACTTAAATTGGACCGGAGCTACGTTGGGGGACGAAATCTGTTACCTATTCAAATGTAAATCAAAAACAGATGACTATAAAAGACATGAAGCATCCAATGAAAGGCACTTCGTTAGTAAAATAGTCAGGCTGTTAGCAAACTTTGCTAAATACGG AAATCCCACTCCCCAACTTAGTGATAATATTTTAGGCAATTTGCAATGGAACCCGTTGAAAAGGAATGAGAAATTACAAGTGATGAATTTAGGACGGAGATTTAGAATGATCGACGTCCCTGAAGAGAAAAGGATGACTTTTTGGGATCAATTAAGGAAAGAGTTGCTGCAAAATTAG